The sequence below is a genomic window from Glycine max cultivar Williams 82 chromosome 20, Glycine_max_v4.0, whole genome shotgun sequence.
aatataaaagacaaaacatgattttttttttacttttaactttatatttaatcaacattcaaaagaattatatttaaatttcttaattgttcatgtattttgtttcattatttttatttatatattgtaataatttttttaaaagaatttgttaatagttattttttttaaaaagtctttaatgagtatataatatttaagttaaaaattaaaattccaatttaaaaagtaattttaaaacataataattaatataaaagaattaattataaaatttcaatttagaaaaaatattaacaatacattgtgagtataatttttataaataattaatataaaaagaatcatactgtcaataaattataaattatattaagtaTACATTTGAAAGTCAATGAACTTGTTAATCTCCAACTGCAAAAAATTCTTTATGTTGtaagtttcattttatttaatttgttatattatcgttaaaaataaattatttaatcatttaaaattagtttagaaTATATGAAAgatataaatgttttaaaaattaattagcatctataaacaatataaatattccatatgttttgatttttatccACGTAAATATCTCTTAATCcttatggatttttttattaattaataacttatGGATTTTTATTCTTCTATGAATCTAACCCTTATCAATGGATCTTGTTAGTATGTTTTAATCTAAGAATAGATtgaaataacaattatttttcttaaaaaagaaattaaaatatataaattttatatacttCCGTTTTCATCTTGTACAGTGTAAGGCTGTTCTTGCCTGCCGCTACTTTCCCTTTCCCGGTTAATCTGCTCCCGAGTTTGCTCAGTCATCAAACCCCAACCCTAATCCTAATCCCAATCCTCTCATCCTTCAATTTAAACCCCCATTCCCATTGCTATCTTGTCATTTTTCCCGACAAattttctctccctcttccgTTTCATTCTCACAATTTCAAACATGAATCGTGTATCGGTGTTCCGGTAGAGCATATGACGAAGGAGGTTATCGGAACTGCGAATCGATTGCATGGGTTTAGAGAATGCCAGAGCTTCGTAGAGGAGTGCGACGTGGGCGTGGCCGTGGCCAGAAAGCATCGGAACCGGCAAGGAAGGAGTTGAAGGCTCGTGCGGCGCCGAGAGGGAGACCTAGGACTAGATTGGCGGCGAAGGAATTGGAGCGCCAGGAGCCGTTGATCCCGATACCGATACCGGAACCGTTGATCCCGATACCGGAGCCGgcgaaagaagagaaaaagaaagttggTGTGGGGGTGAATATGGGTGACGAAAGCGGTGGGTTGAGTGGTAATAAGCCTGAGGAGGATGCCACCACTCCTCCTTTTCCTGATAGGGTATGTGATTGTGACTCTTGCTTGTTTTTTATCTGACTGCAATTGATTTGGTCATGGAAAGTGAAAAATCTGCGTATGCAATGTTTTAGTCCCTGATTCAGTCAACTCTATTGCAAATTTGTCTTTCTTCCGTCATCTCGATCAAATTTGGGGACTGAATTTGTTACAAATGTTCATAAATTCATGGAATAATTTGCTATGAAGTTGTCATATTCTAGGTCTATGATGATGGAAATAATTTACTTGTCTCgaaattgataaatttagcGACTGGATTGTATACATATAAATTTCCaccaaataaaagaagaaaaattaacacatgttgtCACTTTTGCTGTTGTTGGGATATTGTTGTTGCTCATCTcgttgaataatttattttaataaattttgaaacttgAATTTGCTTTCAATGCCAAAGGTTCAAGTGGGAGGATCGCCCATGTACAAGGTAGAGAGAAAATTGGGTAAAGGTGGATTTGGTCAGGTTTTTGTTGGCCGTCGGGAGCGTGCAACAGGTGCTGGAGCTGTGGAGGTAGGTTCCTCTAATTTCATCCAGGCTTTGTGTGCTAAATTGTTTGATACTTTTGACATTGATTTGGCTTTAAGTTGATTTCTATCTGGCATTTCTCAGGTGGCTCTGAAATTTGAACATAGGAACAGTAAGGGCTGTAACTATGGCCCTCCTTACGAGTGGCAAGTATACAAGTAGGCACTTTCTTACGTTTAtgttattttactaattttttaaaataaatttatcttgaTTTGTGATCAAGTATGTATAGCTAAAGTTTAACTTTTATGTTATGTCAAAAGCACCCTTGGGGGTAGTTATGGAATACCAAAAGTACACTACAAAGGAAGACAAGGAGAATATTATGTGATGGTATGATCTATTCTACCCAACAATCATTGCACTATATCATTGCCATCTTAACTGTTCAACTACTGCGTTTATATGCAGGTTATGGACATACTTGGTCCAAGTTTGTGGGATCTCTGGAATTCCTCAAGCCAAATGTGAGTTTAAGCGTGCCTGTATCTTGGTTTTATGATTGTTTATAGGATATATGCCATGGTATTAAAACAAGGGTTGCAATATACTGATTTCATTTGCTTTTGGCTTTTCTTTAATGAGGTTCACATTTAAACAAGGCAACTGAATTCAAATTTATTCTCTTCCGAGTATATAATTAAGtgaataatatataagaaaatgctAAACTGTGTGAGTGACAACTAGTTGTACATGTTCtgttttactaaaatatttgttggtatccatttatattatatataaaactagtgAATAATTCTTATGGCTTTACTCACTGTATGCTTGCATTTTGTCTAAaggtatattatttttttcctggatCTATTATTTGTGCCATCAACTTCCACCACTGTTACCTTaaccttttgtttcttttccttGTGTGCTTTTTGCTTCATTGAATTGCTTCTACTTTGCCTTTAACACGCCCTTAGTTTGAATATATGCAATAGATCTTGTTAGAATTGTtacaatttcctttttctttccctgacctattgtttttttttttattaataaatgtttAGGATGTCTTCTGAAATGGTCTCATGTATAGCGGTTGAGTCCTTATCAATACTTGAAAAGATGCACTCAAAAGGGTATGTTATTAGTCAAACATATTTGTTTCTTCATCTTCCTACTTAGTGAGTTTTAGAATGTCCATAAATTGATTCAGTTTTATTTCTGTTGAATTCCAAACAACAAACATGATCTCTTTGTTATTGCTGTTCATTTTAGTTATGTGCATGGAGATGTAAAACCGGAAAACTTTTTACTTGGTCAGCCAGCTACAGTGCAAGAGAAGAAACTGTTTCTTGTTGACCTTGGATTAGGTCAGTTGATGTAATTTAAGTTTAAATGTGCATTTGAGGTTTCTTTCTTGTGAATCCCTTCATAATATGTGCTCATGTTTCTCAGCAACAAAATGGAGAGACACCTCCAGTGGACAGCATGTTGACTATGATCAACGCCCTGATATGTTTAGGTATTcttccccccctccccccctcttttcttttcttcttccccttGCAGTTCTCTTCTTTTTAATGGTTTTCTTGTTATCAATGTTCTTGAACCTTATCTTTTTATGTAGAGGAACTGTTCGATATGCTAGTGTTCATGCTCATTTGGGGAGAACTGCTAGTAGAAGAGATGATCTTGAATCTCTTGCATACACACTAGTATTCCTTCATAAGGGCCGATTACCATGGCAAGGTTATCAGGTACATGGATTAAATTACATTTCTATGGAGTAATTTACTGTGCAAATTTCATTCCTTTACATATTTTATCTCAATCTTATTTTACCTTGTCTGTTAGGGTGATAGCAAATCCTTCCTTGTTTGCAAAAAGAAGATGGGAACATCTCCCGAGACACTGTGCTGCTTGTGCCCTCCCCCTTTTAGACATTTTCTTGAGACTGTAGTGAATATGAAATTTGATGAAGAACCTAATTATTCCAAGCTAATATCTTTGTTTGACGGTGCGATTGGACCCAATCCAGCATTGCGGCCAATTAATACTGAAGGTGCCCAAAAGGTAATTACTGAAGTGTGATTTTGGATGTCTTGTATTTCTGgcttacttttttcttttcctctacTGGCTGGTGTACGTCTACTCAAAATCATAGTTTAGCAGGTTGGGCAAAAGCGGGGTAGGTtgaatgttgaagatgatgattcacaGCCAAGAAAGAAGGTCCGTTTAGGGATTCCTGCTACACAATGGATTtcaatttacaatgcaagacttccaatgaaacaaaggTACATCACAGTTTTCTCTTTTTAGCAGTTTCCTTCTATCCAGCAATCAGATATACAAGGGTGAACTTGAGTATGTTATGCCCATGAGTTGCTTGTGACTTTTTTAATTGGTTGCATTTCAGGTACCATTACAATGTGTCTGATGCAAGATTAGAACAGCATGTCGAGAGAGGGGTTGCAGATGGCCTTCTTATTAGTTGTGTGTCTTCTTGTTGCAATCTTTGGGCCCTTATTATGGATGCTGGAACTGGTTTTACAGCTCAAGTTTACAAGTTGTCAACCTTTTTCTTGCACAAGGTGAAATATGCTGTATGTCTTGCAGTTTCTTTAATCTAATTCCATGTGATTAAAATTATCCATGTGACTGTTGCTTTGCAGGAATGGATTATGGAGCAGTGGGATAAAAACTTTTACATCACTTCTATTGCAGGGAGCAACAATGGCAGCTCTCTTGTGGTGATGTCAAAAGGTTTGATTGCTAAAGGAGTCACTTTTTGCTGTGGTGAAATGATGAattggttttattatttttcatggttGATGAATCATGTTATCAAATATCATTGGAAATTTTTTCAGCAGCCGGCAGTCTTTTGGAGATAAAACTGGTTTTGGTATTTACTTGTGTTATGTTTTATATATACCTCAAGTTATTCAGTCATCTTTTGAATCTCATTATGTACCTGAAATGAAATGATTGTCATGATTGTCTAAATGCTTTGTTGATAGTGGTGCTGTTGGACATGGCTCTATTAGCTTGCATAAGTTACTTTCTGTTTGTTGTCAATTGTGACCTTGCGTTTATttcccttctttttttaatctgaTTTTTTAGTGCTTTTGTTTGAACACGTGGGTTTCTGAAGACCTCTACATATAATGCTCAGCAACTGTTACCTCTGATTTTGTTGTGATTTATGATCTAATTTCTGCAGGTACGCAGTATACTCAACAATCTTACAAAGTGAGTGAATCTTTCCCCTTCAAATGGATAAACAAGAAGTGGAGAGAAGGTTTTCATGTCACTTCAATGGCTACTGCTGGAAGTCGCTGGGGTGTTGTTATGTCTCGAAATGCTGGATTCAGTAAACAGGTTTGCTGTTAAAATTGTATTCCATTATGAAATTTGGTATAACAGTTCTGCAATGCTTTTAGTGTGCGATTTCTTGTCTCTGTTCAGTATGTCATGCAATGGTGGAAAATAAGCCTGTTACTATACTTCCTTCATGCTCTCATCATTTACCTTTTAACTGTAGGTGGTTGAACTTGATTTTCTCTATCCAAGTGAGGGCATCCATAAACGTTGGGATAAAGGTTATAGGATTACAGCAACCGCAGCTACATTGGATCAATCTGCTCTTATATTAAGTATTCCGAGGCGCAAACTCAGTGATGAAACTCAGGAAACTCTACGTACATCGCAATTTCCCGGCACACATGTTAAGGTAAGGGGAGATGAATGACTAATTGATTTCGTTGGTTGAATATCATGgctgattttctttatttttggttcTTGTGTTCAGGAAAAATGGTCAAAAAACCTTTACCTTGCCTGTTTGTGCTACGGACGCACAGTATGCTGATTTCCATGACATTTAAAAGCATTTTATTGACAAGCGGATTATGAGTTGTCATCTGCCCCACCACAAAAGATCTTTTTGTAGAAAGGAACTAATTGTTGTGCCAGCAGAGAACcttattttgttatgttataaGAATATTGTTCTGTTCCCTGTCCCTCCCCTTCTATTATATGCTTTACTGGGATGGGGAATGTTGCAGAGTAATGAATGTTGTTTAGCTTTATATGTTCCTCCATTATGTTTATTCAAGGTTTTAtattttgtctctgcatgctgCGTGCTTAATTCAACTAATATTCAATCAGGTATGTTGCTGAGgtttttcagatttattatCTCCATGACATTCTTGTAATAAGAAGCAATTAAGCTGTATGACATCTTctctttaatataatattaaaggtAGTACAGCTGAGATTCCTATTTATATGTGGTGGTCCAATCTTTTACCGGAAAATGCTTCTTTATAATGTGCTCTTTGCCAATAAAAAACATGTTACCTTGAAATTATTTGAGAATATgtactttttaaaaaacaaaacagatgCTTAGTCTTTGACAGAGTTTGAATACTTTCAATATTTGGACGGTTTGTGTTATAGATCAtattaaagtatatattttttctgcTATGTGAAACATGTTATGTGCTTAAGAGAATATTAAGGTAAAacgtaaaaaaaaagactaagtacatttgtttctttataaattacaattaagaattgaatttaaatgcactaataaagtaaaaaaaaaaatcatagtctCTTAATTAAAGATTGTTATTATGCATGGTAAATTCTTAAAAGTCCCaaccaaataattatttttaaaatatctaatcCTGACCACAATATATTctgaaaaaaatgtgatttaaGAAATATGAATAGAAATATTAAGACAAAACATCTACAACGCAAGACGAAAAAATCTCTAATATAATGAAAGTTGAGTACAAGGTAAACACAAGCAAAAGCCGTCCGAGCAAATTTTAGcacaaaaaattcttatatcCTCCTTATTAGGATAAAATTCTCACAGTTGAAATCTTCATCACCAATTCCTATCtagtcttcttcctcttcttataACCCTATAAACCACTAGATGAGATGCTCCAACAGGAAGAACTATGAAAGAACTTGGGTTGCTGCAGctgttaaagaaaattaaacctTATGTTTATTGTAAAGGAGTACACTCAGACAACTTGCAGATGTTCAAATACATAAAACATTCTGAGAATTATTCCTTCTAGAGATGCTTGGCAAATATGGCCTCAACAACACCCTGAGCAATTGGATGGTAACACTCACGAGCCTCTGAAAATATTCTTTTGGCAAATACTTTACCATCTTCCTTCCCACTGCCTTTCACAAGAGCAGTATAAAGTGGACGAAGATACTTCATCCTCCCAACTCCTTTTAAGGTTTTCTCTACCTCATTATAGTAAGTTTTGCATCCACATGAAATAGCCCTTTGGAGAAATGACACCTTTACCTCGTAATCTTTTGACTCAGATAGCTTGTAGCGTGAATCCAAGTCTATGACCTGCATGACATGTATTATACAAAAGAATTAAGATGGAACACACAGTAAACAGGCAATATATGTGCAATGAGGCGTATGACATTAAAGTTTCAACAAATGTAATGGATGACTAACATTGACATATAGATTGTCTTTGTCCCACTGGAAAAGGGATAGTATAATACATAAGAGCTTAGTATATGAAAAAGAG
It includes:
- the LOC100807373 gene encoding casein kinase 1-like protein HD16 — its product is MPELRRGVRRGRGRGQKASEPARKELKARAAPRGRPRTRLAAKELERQEPLIPIPIPEPLIPIPEPAKEEKKKVGVGVNMGDESGGLSGNKPEEDATTPPFPDRVQVGGSPMYKVERKLGKGGFGQVFVGRRERATGAGAVEVALKFEHRNSKGCNYGPPYEWQVYNTLGGSYGIPKVHYKGRQGEYYVMVMDILGPSLWDLWNSSSQMMSSEMVSCIAVESLSILEKMHSKGYVHGDVKPENFLLGQPATVQEKKLFLVDLGLATKWRDTSSGQHVDYDQRPDMFRGTVRYASVHAHLGRTASRRDDLESLAYTLVFLHKGRLPWQGYQGDSKSFLVCKKKMGTSPETLCCLCPPPFRHFLETVVNMKFDEEPNYSKLISLFDGAIGPNPALRPINTEGAQKVGQKRGRLNVEDDDSQPRKKVRLGIPATQWISIYNARLPMKQRYHYNVSDARLEQHVERGVADGLLISCVSSCCNLWALIMDAGTGFTAQVYKLSTFFLHKEWIMEQWDKNFYITSIAGSNNGSSLVVMSKGTQYTQQSYKVSESFPFKWINKKWREGFHVTSMATAGSRWGVVMSRNAGFSKQVVELDFLYPSEGIHKRWDKGYRITATAATLDQSALILSIPRRKLSDETQETLRTSQFPGTHVKEKWSKNLYLACLCYGRTVC